The proteins below are encoded in one region of Lagenorhynchus albirostris chromosome 7, mLagAlb1.1, whole genome shotgun sequence:
- the C7H9orf40 gene encoding uncharacterized protein C9orf40 homolog, producing the protein MAKRRAAEPLTFHVPWKRLLLCDFPEEPPRPPLWIPPPGASHPEQPLGVPELPRKRKIDAGGMIEPLVSPSKRRDGGDTGGPDGAEREGRGLETGEPPLLQPPVQPRGPGEEPRGVRPPRGGGDDGAERAESLRGDWGAAPHQLNEEFWQYNTFQYWRNPLPPIDLADIEDVSEDNLTETTLQDKNEVVEIDMES; encoded by the exons ATGGCCAAGCGGCGTGCGGCCGAGCCCCTGACGTTCCACGTGCCTTGGAAGCGGCTCCTGCTCTGCGACTTTCCTGAGGAGCCGCCGCGGCCACCGCTCTGGATCCCGCCGCCGGGGGCCTCGCATCCCGAGCAGCCCCTCGGCGTCCCGGAGCTGCCCCGAAAGCGTAAAATCGACGCAGGGGGTATGATTGAGCCTTTGGTTTCGCCCAGCAAGCGCCGCGACGGCGGGGACACTGGCGGTCCGGACGGCGCGGAGCGTGAGGGCCGCGGCCTGGAGACTGGCGAGCCGCCGCTGCTGCAGCCGCCCGTGCAGCCCCGCGGGCCGGGGGAGGAGCCCCGGGGCGTTCGGCCCCCAAGAGGCGGTGGCGACGACGGGGCGGAGCGCGCAGAGTCCCTGCGGGGAGACTGGGGGGCCGCACCGCACCAG CTCAATGAAGAATTTTGGCAGTATAACACCTTCCAGTACTGGAGGAATCCTTTACCACCTATTGATCTGGCAGACATTGAAGATGTAAGTGAAGACAACCTGACAGAAACAACACTTCAGGACAAGAATGAAGTTGTTGAGATCGATATGGAGTCCTGA